The proteins below come from a single Corvus hawaiiensis isolate bCorHaw1 chromosome 20, bCorHaw1.pri.cur, whole genome shotgun sequence genomic window:
- the GIT1 gene encoding ARF GTPase-activating protein GIT1 isoform X4 has protein sequence MSRKAPRAEVCADCSAPDPGWASINRGVLICDECCSVHRSLGRHISIVKHLRHSPWPATLLQMVHTLASNGANSIWEHSLLDPAQVQSGRRKANPQDKVHPTKSEFIRAKYQMLAFVHKLPCRDDDGVTAKDLSKQLHSSVRTGNLETCLRLLSLGAQANFFHPEKGTTPLHVAAKAGQILQAELLVVYGADPGAPDVNGRTPIDYARQAAQHELAERLVECQYELTDRLAFYLCGRKPDHKNGHYIIPQMADSLDLSELAKAAKKKLQALSNRLFEELAMDVYDEVDRRENDAVWLTTQNHSTLVTERSAVPFLPVNPEYSATRNQGRQKLARFNAREFATLLIDILGEAKRRQQGKSLLSPTDALDYSLRSQSDLDDQHDYDSVASDEDTDQELLRNASRNNRARSMDSSDLSDGPITLQEYLEVKKALAASEAKVQQLMKVNNSLSDELRRLQREIHKLQAENTQIRQQTGPAHPTPAPSERPEHGHPPGTAPPHRRDRQAFSMYEPGSALKPFGQPVEELVTRLQPFSPGIRKGPSASSVPFPPSSPLLSCPSDGARHMSKLDRHGSGTDSDYDNTQAGEVLISMEGKRFVELSKDEDFPHELDPLDGELDPGLPSTEDVILKTEQVTKNIQELLRAAQESKHDSFVPCSEKIHLAVTEMASLFPKKPALETVRSSLRLLNASAYRLQSECRKTVPPEPGATVDYQLLTQQVIQCAYDIAKAAKQLVTITTREKKQ, from the exons ACCCTGGCTGGGCATCGATCAACCGCGGGGTGCTCATCTGCGACGAGTGCTGCAGCGTGCACCGCAGCCTGGGCCGCCACATCTCCATCGTCAAGCACCTGCGCCACAGCCCCTGGCCCGCcaccctgctccag ATGGTGCACACCTTGGCGAGCAATGGGGCCAACTCTATCTGGGAGCACTCGCTGCTGGATCCGGCACAGGTGCAGAGCGGGCGCCGGAAGGCAAACCCCCAGGACAAAGTGCA ccccaccAAGTCGGAGTTCATCCGTGCCAAGTACCAGATGCTGGCCTTCGTCCACAAGCTGCCCTGCCGGGATGATGACGGCGTCACTGCCAAGGACCTCAGCAAG CAATTGCACTCGAGCGTGCGGACGGGCAACCTGGAGACCTGCCTGCGCCTGCTCTCGCTGGGCGCCCAGGCCAACTTCTTCCACCCG GAGAAGGGTACCACGCCACTGCACGTGGCCGCCAAGGCCGGGCAGatcctgcaggcagagctgctggtggtcTACGGTGCTGACCCTGGGGCACCCGATGTGAACGGCCGGACCCCCATTGACTATGCCAG GCAGGCAGCGCAGCACGAGCTGGCAGAGCGGCTGGTGGAGTGCCAGTACGAGCTGACCGACCGGCTGGCCTTCTACCTCTGCGGCAGGAAGCCGG ACCACAAGAACGGGCACTACATCATCCCGCAGATGGCTGACAG CCTGGACCTCTCTGAACTGGCCAAGGCAGCCAAGAAGAAGCTGCAGGCG CTCAGCAACCGCCTCTTCGAGGAGCTGGCCATGGACGTGTATGACGAGGTGGACCGTCGGGAGAACGACGCGG TCTGGCTGACGACGCAGAACCACAGCACGCTGGTGACAGAGCGCAGCGCCGTCCCCTTCCTCCCTGTCAACCCCGAGTACTCAGCCACGCGCAACCAG ggCCGGCAGAAGCTGGCCAGGTTCAACGCCAGGGAGTTCGCCACCTTGCTCATCGACATCCTTGGGGAAGCCAAGCGCCGGCAGCAAGGGAAGAGTCTGCTCAGCCCCACAG aCGCCCTCGACTACTCGCTGCGGAGCCAGAGTGACCTGGACGACCAGCACGACTACGACAGCGTCGCCTCCGACGAGGACAcagaccaggagctgctgcGCAACGCCTCCCGCAACAACCGCGCCAGG agcatGGACTCCTCCGACCTGTCAGATGGCCCCATCACGCTGCAGGAGTACCTGGAGGTGAAGAAGGCTCTGGCTGCCTCTGAGGCCAAGGTGCAGCAACTGATGAAGGTGAACAACAGCCTGAGCGATGAGCTGCGCCGGCTGCAGCGCGAG atccacaagctgcaggcagagaacaCACAGATCCGGCAGCAGACTGGTCCTGCACATCCAACCCCAGCCCCCAGCGAGCGGCCAGAGCATGGGCACCCCCCAGGCACGGCCCCCCCACACCGCCGGGACCGCCAGGCCTTCTCCATGTACGAGCCGGGCTCGGCGCTGAAACCCTTCGGGCAGCCAGTGGAGGAGCTGGTGACACGGCTCCAGCCCTTCAGCCCCGGC aTCCGGAAAGGTCCATCTGCCTCCTCGGTGcccttccctccatcctcccCGCTGCTCTCCTGCCCGTCTGATGGTGCCCGACACATG AGCAAGCTGGACCGGCACGGCAGCGGCACCGACAGCGACTACGACAACACGCAGGCGGGTGAGGTTCTGATCAG CATGGAGGGGAAGCGGTTTGTAGAGCTGAGCAAGGATGAGGACTTCCCCCACGAGCTGGACCCGCTGGACGGGGAGCTGGACCCCGGGCTGCCCAGCACGGAGGATGTCATCCTCAAAACTGAGCAGGTCACCAAGAATatccaggagctgctgcgggCAGCACAAGAGTCCAAGCATGACAG CTTCGTGCCCTGCTCAGAGAAGATCCACTTGGCTGTGACGGAGATGGCATCACTTTTCCCTAAG AAACCAGCACTGGAGACGGTGCGGAGCTCCCTGCGGCTGCTCAATGCCAGCGCCTACCGGCTGCAGAGCGAGTGCCGCAAGACCGTGCCCCCCGAGCCTGGCGCCACCGTGGACTACCAGCTCCTGACACAGCAGGTCATCCAGTGTGCCTACGACATCGCCAAGGCCGCCAAGCAGCTGGTCACCATCACCACTCGCGAGAAGAAGCAGTGA
- the ABHD15 gene encoding protein ABHD15, with the protein MLSPEGLVAAAAVLMGLAVLAWCLWAGRLEAPGDVGEEEEEEEEEEEEEEEGILFMAEEGSGHCRLLCKPSALAQHLVRSLGRSAALRGGRWPWPRWPKLQMLWQLLQPPEPEPVVARELLQLPDAGVVALDWLVGPWGAAGGGGGVSSPVLLLIPNAAGKVTGGLLQLGLRALERGFVPVIFNRRGHNGCPLTTARLQPFGDPGDLREAVTYLRCRHPSASLLAVSEGSGSGLLLAYLGESGSSSRLAAAACLSPIFRGRDWFEAGMPWLYEWPLLLHLKQGLSRYAGALAEVVDMDMLLGSRSLRELEETLFCRTRSRPTSWECYWERNEPLRDADEAAVPVLCLCSADDPVRGPPAQSLPTELFRSSPYFFLLLTPHGGHCGFPRRRPGRCWAHEAVLEYFRAMAEFLRTEERRKGLPRPRRWGGPSVEPPVFTWQRSYTR; encoded by the exons ATGCTGTCCCCGGAGGGTTTGGTGGCCGCAGCTGCGGTGCTCATGGGGCTGGCCGTCCTAGCTTGGTGCCTTTgggcagggaggctggaggCGCCTGGAGacgtgggagaggaggaggaggaggaggaggaggaggaggaggaggaggaggaggggatcCTCTTCATGGCCGAAGAGGGCTCGGGGCACTGCCGGCTGCTGTGCAAGCCCTCGGCTCTGGCCCAGCACCTGGTGCGGAGCTTGGGGAGATCAGCGGCACTGCGGGGGGGTCGCTGGCCGTGGCCGCGCTGGCCAAAGCTCCAGAtgctctggcagctcctgcagccacctgAGCCGGAGCCGGTGGTGGCCCgtgagctcctgcagctgcccgACGCTGGGGTGGTGGCCCTGGACTGGCTCGTGGGGCCGTGGGGGGCTGCGGGTGGCGGTGGGGGGGTCTccagcccagtgctgctgctcatccCCAACGCTGCCGGGAAGGTGACGggggggctgctgcagctggggctgcggGCGCTGGAGCGGGGCTTCGTCCCTGTCATTTTCAACCGCCGGGGCCACAACGGCTGCCCCCTCACCACCGCCCGGCTCCAGCCCTTCGGGGACCCCGGGGACTTGCGGGAGGCTGTGACCTACCTGCGGTGCCGGCACCCCTCTGCCTCGCTGCTGGCCGTCAGCGAGGGCTCGGGCTCGGGGCTGCTGCTCGCCTACCTGGGGGAGAGCGGCTCCTCCAGCCGCCTGGCCGCCGCCGCCTGCCTCTCCCCCATCTTCCGTGGCCGGGACTGGTTTGAGGCCGGGATGCCCTGGCTTTACGAGTGGCCGCTGCTCCTCCACCTCAAGCAGGGATTGAGCAG GTACGCGGGGGCCCTGGCCGAGGTGGTGGACATGGACATGCTCCTGGGCAGCCGCTCGCTGCGGGAGCTGGAAGAAACCCTCTTTTGCCGGACCCGGAGCCGCCCCACCAGCTGGGAGTGCTACTGGGAGCGCAACGAGCCCCTGCGCGACGCGGACGAGGCGGCGGTGCCGgtgctgtgcctctgcagcGCCGACGACCCCGTGCGCGGCCCCCCGGCCCAGAGCCTGCCCACGGAGCTCTTCCGCAGCAGCCCCtacttcttcctgctgctgaccCCGCACGGGGGGCACTGCGGCTTCccccggcggcggccggggcgcTGCTGGGCCCACGAGGCCGTGCTGGAATATTTCAGGGCCATGGCCGAGTTCCTGCGGACGGAGGAGCGGAGGAAGGGGCTGCCGCGGCCCCGCAGGTGGGGGGGTCCCTCCGTCGAGCCCCCCGTGTTCACCTGGCAGAGGTCCTACACGCGGTag
- the GIT1 gene encoding ARF GTPase-activating protein GIT1 isoform X1, with amino-acid sequence MSRKAPRAEVCADCSAPDPGWASINRGVLICDECCSVHRSLGRHISIVKHLRHSPWPATLLQMVHTLASNGANSIWEHSLLDPAQVQSGRRKANPQDKVHPTKSEFIRAKYQMLAFVHKLPCRDDDGVTAKDLSKQLHSSVRTGNLETCLRLLSLGAQANFFHPEKGTTPLHVAAKAGQILQAELLVVYGADPGAPDVNGRTPIDYARQAAQHELAERLVECQYELTDRLAFYLCGRKPDHKNGHYIIPQMADRVRPKCMAQSLDLSELAKAAKKKLQALSNRLFEELAMDVYDEVDRRENDAVWLTTQNHSTLVTERSAVPFLPVNPEYSATRNQGRQKLARFNAREFATLLIDILGEAKRRQQGKSLLSPTDALDYSLRSQSDLDDQHDYDSVASDEDTDQELLRNASRNNRARSMDSSDLSDGPITLQEYLEVKKALAASEAKVQQLMKVNNSLSDELRRLQREIHKLQAENTQIRQQTGPAHPTPAPSERPEHGHPPGTAPPHRRDRQAFSMYEPGSALKPFGQPVEELVTRLQPFSPGEVEDEALYSMHIPASVYRIRKGPSASSVPFPPSSPLLSCPSDGARHMSKLDRHGSGTDSDYDNTQAGEVLISMEGKRFVELSKDEDFPHELDPLDGELDPGLPSTEDVILKTEQVTKNIQELLRAAQESKHDSFVPCSEKIHLAVTEMASLFPKKPALETVRSSLRLLNASAYRLQSECRKTVPPEPGATVDYQLLTQQVIQCAYDIAKAAKQLVTITTREKKQ; translated from the exons ACCCTGGCTGGGCATCGATCAACCGCGGGGTGCTCATCTGCGACGAGTGCTGCAGCGTGCACCGCAGCCTGGGCCGCCACATCTCCATCGTCAAGCACCTGCGCCACAGCCCCTGGCCCGCcaccctgctccag ATGGTGCACACCTTGGCGAGCAATGGGGCCAACTCTATCTGGGAGCACTCGCTGCTGGATCCGGCACAGGTGCAGAGCGGGCGCCGGAAGGCAAACCCCCAGGACAAAGTGCA ccccaccAAGTCGGAGTTCATCCGTGCCAAGTACCAGATGCTGGCCTTCGTCCACAAGCTGCCCTGCCGGGATGATGACGGCGTCACTGCCAAGGACCTCAGCAAG CAATTGCACTCGAGCGTGCGGACGGGCAACCTGGAGACCTGCCTGCGCCTGCTCTCGCTGGGCGCCCAGGCCAACTTCTTCCACCCG GAGAAGGGTACCACGCCACTGCACGTGGCCGCCAAGGCCGGGCAGatcctgcaggcagagctgctggtggtcTACGGTGCTGACCCTGGGGCACCCGATGTGAACGGCCGGACCCCCATTGACTATGCCAG GCAGGCAGCGCAGCACGAGCTGGCAGAGCGGCTGGTGGAGTGCCAGTACGAGCTGACCGACCGGCTGGCCTTCTACCTCTGCGGCAGGAAGCCGG ACCACAAGAACGGGCACTACATCATCCCGCAGATGGCTGACAG GGTGCGCCCAAAGTGCATGGCACAGAG CCTGGACCTCTCTGAACTGGCCAAGGCAGCCAAGAAGAAGCTGCAGGCG CTCAGCAACCGCCTCTTCGAGGAGCTGGCCATGGACGTGTATGACGAGGTGGACCGTCGGGAGAACGACGCGG TCTGGCTGACGACGCAGAACCACAGCACGCTGGTGACAGAGCGCAGCGCCGTCCCCTTCCTCCCTGTCAACCCCGAGTACTCAGCCACGCGCAACCAG ggCCGGCAGAAGCTGGCCAGGTTCAACGCCAGGGAGTTCGCCACCTTGCTCATCGACATCCTTGGGGAAGCCAAGCGCCGGCAGCAAGGGAAGAGTCTGCTCAGCCCCACAG aCGCCCTCGACTACTCGCTGCGGAGCCAGAGTGACCTGGACGACCAGCACGACTACGACAGCGTCGCCTCCGACGAGGACAcagaccaggagctgctgcGCAACGCCTCCCGCAACAACCGCGCCAGG agcatGGACTCCTCCGACCTGTCAGATGGCCCCATCACGCTGCAGGAGTACCTGGAGGTGAAGAAGGCTCTGGCTGCCTCTGAGGCCAAGGTGCAGCAACTGATGAAGGTGAACAACAGCCTGAGCGATGAGCTGCGCCGGCTGCAGCGCGAG atccacaagctgcaggcagagaacaCACAGATCCGGCAGCAGACTGGTCCTGCACATCCAACCCCAGCCCCCAGCGAGCGGCCAGAGCATGGGCACCCCCCAGGCACGGCCCCCCCACACCGCCGGGACCGCCAGGCCTTCTCCATGTACGAGCCGGGCTCGGCGCTGAAACCCTTCGGGCAGCCAGTGGAGGAGCTGGTGACACGGCTCCAGCCCTTCAGCCCCGGC GAGGTGGAGGACGAGGCTCTGTACTCCATGCACATCCCGGCCAGCGTGTACCGG aTCCGGAAAGGTCCATCTGCCTCCTCGGTGcccttccctccatcctcccCGCTGCTCTCCTGCCCGTCTGATGGTGCCCGACACATG AGCAAGCTGGACCGGCACGGCAGCGGCACCGACAGCGACTACGACAACACGCAGGCGGGTGAGGTTCTGATCAG CATGGAGGGGAAGCGGTTTGTAGAGCTGAGCAAGGATGAGGACTTCCCCCACGAGCTGGACCCGCTGGACGGGGAGCTGGACCCCGGGCTGCCCAGCACGGAGGATGTCATCCTCAAAACTGAGCAGGTCACCAAGAATatccaggagctgctgcgggCAGCACAAGAGTCCAAGCATGACAG CTTCGTGCCCTGCTCAGAGAAGATCCACTTGGCTGTGACGGAGATGGCATCACTTTTCCCTAAG AAACCAGCACTGGAGACGGTGCGGAGCTCCCTGCGGCTGCTCAATGCCAGCGCCTACCGGCTGCAGAGCGAGTGCCGCAAGACCGTGCCCCCCGAGCCTGGCGCCACCGTGGACTACCAGCTCCTGACACAGCAGGTCATCCAGTGTGCCTACGACATCGCCAAGGCCGCCAAGCAGCTGGTCACCATCACCACTCGCGAGAAGAAGCAGTGA
- the GIT1 gene encoding ARF GTPase-activating protein GIT1 isoform X2, whose protein sequence is MSRKAPRAEVCADCSAPDPGWASINRGVLICDECCSVHRSLGRHISIVKHLRHSPWPATLLQMVHTLASNGANSIWEHSLLDPAQVQSGRRKANPQDKVHPTKSEFIRAKYQMLAFVHKLPCRDDDGVTAKDLSKQLHSSVRTGNLETCLRLLSLGAQANFFHPEKGTTPLHVAAKAGQILQAELLVVYGADPGAPDVNGRTPIDYARQAAQHELAERLVECQYELTDRLAFYLCGRKPDHKNGHYIIPQMADSLDLSELAKAAKKKLQALSNRLFEELAMDVYDEVDRRENDAVWLTTQNHSTLVTERSAVPFLPVNPEYSATRNQGRQKLARFNAREFATLLIDILGEAKRRQQGKSLLSPTDALDYSLRSQSDLDDQHDYDSVASDEDTDQELLRNASRNNRARSMDSSDLSDGPITLQEYLEVKKALAASEAKVQQLMKVNNSLSDELRRLQREIHKLQAENTQIRQQTGPAHPTPAPSERPEHGHPPGTAPPHRRDRQAFSMYEPGSALKPFGQPVEELVTRLQPFSPGEVEDEALYSMHIPASVYRIRKGPSASSVPFPPSSPLLSCPSDGARHMSKLDRHGSGTDSDYDNTQAGEVLISMEGKRFVELSKDEDFPHELDPLDGELDPGLPSTEDVILKTEQVTKNIQELLRAAQESKHDSFVPCSEKIHLAVTEMASLFPKKPALETVRSSLRLLNASAYRLQSECRKTVPPEPGATVDYQLLTQQVIQCAYDIAKAAKQLVTITTREKKQ, encoded by the exons ACCCTGGCTGGGCATCGATCAACCGCGGGGTGCTCATCTGCGACGAGTGCTGCAGCGTGCACCGCAGCCTGGGCCGCCACATCTCCATCGTCAAGCACCTGCGCCACAGCCCCTGGCCCGCcaccctgctccag ATGGTGCACACCTTGGCGAGCAATGGGGCCAACTCTATCTGGGAGCACTCGCTGCTGGATCCGGCACAGGTGCAGAGCGGGCGCCGGAAGGCAAACCCCCAGGACAAAGTGCA ccccaccAAGTCGGAGTTCATCCGTGCCAAGTACCAGATGCTGGCCTTCGTCCACAAGCTGCCCTGCCGGGATGATGACGGCGTCACTGCCAAGGACCTCAGCAAG CAATTGCACTCGAGCGTGCGGACGGGCAACCTGGAGACCTGCCTGCGCCTGCTCTCGCTGGGCGCCCAGGCCAACTTCTTCCACCCG GAGAAGGGTACCACGCCACTGCACGTGGCCGCCAAGGCCGGGCAGatcctgcaggcagagctgctggtggtcTACGGTGCTGACCCTGGGGCACCCGATGTGAACGGCCGGACCCCCATTGACTATGCCAG GCAGGCAGCGCAGCACGAGCTGGCAGAGCGGCTGGTGGAGTGCCAGTACGAGCTGACCGACCGGCTGGCCTTCTACCTCTGCGGCAGGAAGCCGG ACCACAAGAACGGGCACTACATCATCCCGCAGATGGCTGACAG CCTGGACCTCTCTGAACTGGCCAAGGCAGCCAAGAAGAAGCTGCAGGCG CTCAGCAACCGCCTCTTCGAGGAGCTGGCCATGGACGTGTATGACGAGGTGGACCGTCGGGAGAACGACGCGG TCTGGCTGACGACGCAGAACCACAGCACGCTGGTGACAGAGCGCAGCGCCGTCCCCTTCCTCCCTGTCAACCCCGAGTACTCAGCCACGCGCAACCAG ggCCGGCAGAAGCTGGCCAGGTTCAACGCCAGGGAGTTCGCCACCTTGCTCATCGACATCCTTGGGGAAGCCAAGCGCCGGCAGCAAGGGAAGAGTCTGCTCAGCCCCACAG aCGCCCTCGACTACTCGCTGCGGAGCCAGAGTGACCTGGACGACCAGCACGACTACGACAGCGTCGCCTCCGACGAGGACAcagaccaggagctgctgcGCAACGCCTCCCGCAACAACCGCGCCAGG agcatGGACTCCTCCGACCTGTCAGATGGCCCCATCACGCTGCAGGAGTACCTGGAGGTGAAGAAGGCTCTGGCTGCCTCTGAGGCCAAGGTGCAGCAACTGATGAAGGTGAACAACAGCCTGAGCGATGAGCTGCGCCGGCTGCAGCGCGAG atccacaagctgcaggcagagaacaCACAGATCCGGCAGCAGACTGGTCCTGCACATCCAACCCCAGCCCCCAGCGAGCGGCCAGAGCATGGGCACCCCCCAGGCACGGCCCCCCCACACCGCCGGGACCGCCAGGCCTTCTCCATGTACGAGCCGGGCTCGGCGCTGAAACCCTTCGGGCAGCCAGTGGAGGAGCTGGTGACACGGCTCCAGCCCTTCAGCCCCGGC GAGGTGGAGGACGAGGCTCTGTACTCCATGCACATCCCGGCCAGCGTGTACCGG aTCCGGAAAGGTCCATCTGCCTCCTCGGTGcccttccctccatcctcccCGCTGCTCTCCTGCCCGTCTGATGGTGCCCGACACATG AGCAAGCTGGACCGGCACGGCAGCGGCACCGACAGCGACTACGACAACACGCAGGCGGGTGAGGTTCTGATCAG CATGGAGGGGAAGCGGTTTGTAGAGCTGAGCAAGGATGAGGACTTCCCCCACGAGCTGGACCCGCTGGACGGGGAGCTGGACCCCGGGCTGCCCAGCACGGAGGATGTCATCCTCAAAACTGAGCAGGTCACCAAGAATatccaggagctgctgcgggCAGCACAAGAGTCCAAGCATGACAG CTTCGTGCCCTGCTCAGAGAAGATCCACTTGGCTGTGACGGAGATGGCATCACTTTTCCCTAAG AAACCAGCACTGGAGACGGTGCGGAGCTCCCTGCGGCTGCTCAATGCCAGCGCCTACCGGCTGCAGAGCGAGTGCCGCAAGACCGTGCCCCCCGAGCCTGGCGCCACCGTGGACTACCAGCTCCTGACACAGCAGGTCATCCAGTGTGCCTACGACATCGCCAAGGCCGCCAAGCAGCTGGTCACCATCACCACTCGCGAGAAGAAGCAGTGA
- the GIT1 gene encoding ARF GTPase-activating protein GIT1 isoform X3 has protein sequence MSRKAPRAEVCADCSAPDPGWASINRGVLICDECCSVHRSLGRHISIVKHLRHSPWPATLLQMVHTLASNGANSIWEHSLLDPAQVQSGRRKANPQDKVHPTKSEFIRAKYQMLAFVHKLPCRDDDGVTAKDLSKQLHSSVRTGNLETCLRLLSLGAQANFFHPEKGTTPLHVAAKAGQILQAELLVVYGADPGAPDVNGRTPIDYARQAAQHELAERLVECQYELTDRLAFYLCGRKPDHKNGHYIIPQMADRVRPKCMAQSLDLSELAKAAKKKLQALSNRLFEELAMDVYDEVDRRENDAVWLTTQNHSTLVTERSAVPFLPVNPEYSATRNQGRQKLARFNAREFATLLIDILGEAKRRQQGKSLLSPTDALDYSLRSQSDLDDQHDYDSVASDEDTDQELLRNASRNNRARSMDSSDLSDGPITLQEYLEVKKALAASEAKVQQLMKVNNSLSDELRRLQREIHKLQAENTQIRQQTGPAHPTPAPSERPEHGHPPGTAPPHRRDRQAFSMYEPGSALKPFGQPVEELVTRLQPFSPGIRKGPSASSVPFPPSSPLLSCPSDGARHMSKLDRHGSGTDSDYDNTQAGEVLISMEGKRFVELSKDEDFPHELDPLDGELDPGLPSTEDVILKTEQVTKNIQELLRAAQESKHDSFVPCSEKIHLAVTEMASLFPKKPALETVRSSLRLLNASAYRLQSECRKTVPPEPGATVDYQLLTQQVIQCAYDIAKAAKQLVTITTREKKQ, from the exons ACCCTGGCTGGGCATCGATCAACCGCGGGGTGCTCATCTGCGACGAGTGCTGCAGCGTGCACCGCAGCCTGGGCCGCCACATCTCCATCGTCAAGCACCTGCGCCACAGCCCCTGGCCCGCcaccctgctccag ATGGTGCACACCTTGGCGAGCAATGGGGCCAACTCTATCTGGGAGCACTCGCTGCTGGATCCGGCACAGGTGCAGAGCGGGCGCCGGAAGGCAAACCCCCAGGACAAAGTGCA ccccaccAAGTCGGAGTTCATCCGTGCCAAGTACCAGATGCTGGCCTTCGTCCACAAGCTGCCCTGCCGGGATGATGACGGCGTCACTGCCAAGGACCTCAGCAAG CAATTGCACTCGAGCGTGCGGACGGGCAACCTGGAGACCTGCCTGCGCCTGCTCTCGCTGGGCGCCCAGGCCAACTTCTTCCACCCG GAGAAGGGTACCACGCCACTGCACGTGGCCGCCAAGGCCGGGCAGatcctgcaggcagagctgctggtggtcTACGGTGCTGACCCTGGGGCACCCGATGTGAACGGCCGGACCCCCATTGACTATGCCAG GCAGGCAGCGCAGCACGAGCTGGCAGAGCGGCTGGTGGAGTGCCAGTACGAGCTGACCGACCGGCTGGCCTTCTACCTCTGCGGCAGGAAGCCGG ACCACAAGAACGGGCACTACATCATCCCGCAGATGGCTGACAG GGTGCGCCCAAAGTGCATGGCACAGAG CCTGGACCTCTCTGAACTGGCCAAGGCAGCCAAGAAGAAGCTGCAGGCG CTCAGCAACCGCCTCTTCGAGGAGCTGGCCATGGACGTGTATGACGAGGTGGACCGTCGGGAGAACGACGCGG TCTGGCTGACGACGCAGAACCACAGCACGCTGGTGACAGAGCGCAGCGCCGTCCCCTTCCTCCCTGTCAACCCCGAGTACTCAGCCACGCGCAACCAG ggCCGGCAGAAGCTGGCCAGGTTCAACGCCAGGGAGTTCGCCACCTTGCTCATCGACATCCTTGGGGAAGCCAAGCGCCGGCAGCAAGGGAAGAGTCTGCTCAGCCCCACAG aCGCCCTCGACTACTCGCTGCGGAGCCAGAGTGACCTGGACGACCAGCACGACTACGACAGCGTCGCCTCCGACGAGGACAcagaccaggagctgctgcGCAACGCCTCCCGCAACAACCGCGCCAGG agcatGGACTCCTCCGACCTGTCAGATGGCCCCATCACGCTGCAGGAGTACCTGGAGGTGAAGAAGGCTCTGGCTGCCTCTGAGGCCAAGGTGCAGCAACTGATGAAGGTGAACAACAGCCTGAGCGATGAGCTGCGCCGGCTGCAGCGCGAG atccacaagctgcaggcagagaacaCACAGATCCGGCAGCAGACTGGTCCTGCACATCCAACCCCAGCCCCCAGCGAGCGGCCAGAGCATGGGCACCCCCCAGGCACGGCCCCCCCACACCGCCGGGACCGCCAGGCCTTCTCCATGTACGAGCCGGGCTCGGCGCTGAAACCCTTCGGGCAGCCAGTGGAGGAGCTGGTGACACGGCTCCAGCCCTTCAGCCCCGGC aTCCGGAAAGGTCCATCTGCCTCCTCGGTGcccttccctccatcctcccCGCTGCTCTCCTGCCCGTCTGATGGTGCCCGACACATG AGCAAGCTGGACCGGCACGGCAGCGGCACCGACAGCGACTACGACAACACGCAGGCGGGTGAGGTTCTGATCAG CATGGAGGGGAAGCGGTTTGTAGAGCTGAGCAAGGATGAGGACTTCCCCCACGAGCTGGACCCGCTGGACGGGGAGCTGGACCCCGGGCTGCCCAGCACGGAGGATGTCATCCTCAAAACTGAGCAGGTCACCAAGAATatccaggagctgctgcgggCAGCACAAGAGTCCAAGCATGACAG CTTCGTGCCCTGCTCAGAGAAGATCCACTTGGCTGTGACGGAGATGGCATCACTTTTCCCTAAG AAACCAGCACTGGAGACGGTGCGGAGCTCCCTGCGGCTGCTCAATGCCAGCGCCTACCGGCTGCAGAGCGAGTGCCGCAAGACCGTGCCCCCCGAGCCTGGCGCCACCGTGGACTACCAGCTCCTGACACAGCAGGTCATCCAGTGTGCCTACGACATCGCCAAGGCCGCCAAGCAGCTGGTCACCATCACCACTCGCGAGAAGAAGCAGTGA